From the genome of Phalacrocorax aristotelis chromosome 15, bGulAri2.1, whole genome shotgun sequence, one region includes:
- the LOC142065040 gene encoding protein DGCR6 isoform X1 — protein sequence MERFGGGGAGGYEAAAQQQQLSRQQERHYRLLSELQALVKALPSPCQQRLSYTTLSDLALALLDGTVFEIVQGLLEIQHLTEKNLYSQRLQLHSEHRGLKQELFHRHKEAQQCCRPHNLPLLRAAQQREMEAVEQRIREEQRMMDEKIVLELDQKVIDQQSTLEKAGVSGFYITTNPQNCLSPFAGADFTDEFTGADSEVTTEGIRVREGFFLNKQICCLLSRVFF from the exons ATGGAGCGGTtcggcggcggcggagcgggggggTACGAGGCGGCggcgcagcagcagcagctgtcccGGCAGCAGGAGCGGCACTACCGGCTGCTGTCGGAGCTGCAGGCGCTGGTGAAGGCGCTGCCGAG cccctgccagcagcGCCTTTCCTACACGACGCTGAGCGACCTGGCGCTGGCGCTGCTGGACGGGACGGTCTTCGAGATTGTGCAGGGCCTGCTGGAGATCCAGCACCTCACGGAGAAGAACCTCTACAGCCAGCGCCTGCAGCTGCACAGCGAGCACCGCG GGCTGAAGCAGGAGCTCTTCCACCGGCACAAGGAggcccagcagtgctgcaggccCCACAACCTGCCGCTCCTCCGTGCCGCCCAGCAGCGGGAGATGGAG GCTGTGGAGCAACGAATTCGAGAGGAACAGCGAATGATGGATGAGAAGATAGTCTTGGAACTGGACCAAAAAGTGATAGACCAACAGAGCACTCTGGAGAAGGCTGGGGTGTCTGGCTTCTACATCACCACCAACCCACAG AACTGCCTCTCTCCCTTTGCAGGAGCTGACTTTACAGATGAATTTACTGGAGCTGATTCGGAAGTTACAACAGAAGGAATCCGAGTCCGAGAAGGCTTTTTCCTGAACAAGCAGATCTGCTGTTTACTTTCCAGAGTTTTCTTCTGA
- the LOC142065040 gene encoding protein DGCR6 isoform X2, protein MERFGGGGAGGYEAAAQQQQLSRQQERHYRLLSELQALVKALPSPCQQRLSYTTLSDLALALLDGTVFEIVQGLLEIQHLTEKNLYSQRLQLHSEHRGLKQELFHRHKEAQQCCRPHNLPLLRAAQQREMEAVEQRIREEQRMMDEKIVLELDQKVIDQQSTLEKAGVSGFYITTNPQELTLQMNLLELIRKLQQKESESEKAFS, encoded by the exons ATGGAGCGGTtcggcggcggcggagcgggggggTACGAGGCGGCggcgcagcagcagcagctgtcccGGCAGCAGGAGCGGCACTACCGGCTGCTGTCGGAGCTGCAGGCGCTGGTGAAGGCGCTGCCGAG cccctgccagcagcGCCTTTCCTACACGACGCTGAGCGACCTGGCGCTGGCGCTGCTGGACGGGACGGTCTTCGAGATTGTGCAGGGCCTGCTGGAGATCCAGCACCTCACGGAGAAGAACCTCTACAGCCAGCGCCTGCAGCTGCACAGCGAGCACCGCG GGCTGAAGCAGGAGCTCTTCCACCGGCACAAGGAggcccagcagtgctgcaggccCCACAACCTGCCGCTCCTCCGTGCCGCCCAGCAGCGGGAGATGGAG GCTGTGGAGCAACGAATTCGAGAGGAACAGCGAATGATGGATGAGAAGATAGTCTTGGAACTGGACCAAAAAGTGATAGACCAACAGAGCACTCTGGAGAAGGCTGGGGTGTCTGGCTTCTACATCACCACCAACCCACAG GAGCTGACTTTACAGATGAATTTACTGGAGCTGATTCGGAAGTTACAACAGAAGGAATCCGAGTCCGAGAAGGCTTTTTCCTGA
- the SLC7A4 gene encoding cationic amino acid transporter 4 yields the protein MARWLPRSADLTRFCQKLNRVKTLEDDMMETSFNRCLSTIDLTLLGIGGMVGSGLYVLTGTVAKEIAGPAVIVSFIIAGFASLLAALCYAEFGARVPKTGSAYMFTYVSVGEIWAFLIGWNVLLEYMIGGAAVARAWSGYLDSIFNHKIKNFTETHVGTWQVPFLARYPDFLAAAVLLVATAFISFGAKVSSWLNHVFSAISMGVILFILIMGFILAQPKNWGAQEGGFAPYGLSGIMAGTATCFYAFVGFDVIAASSEEARNPQKAVPRAIAFSLGLATGAYILVSVVLTLMVPWHTLDPDSALADAFYRRGYAWAGFLVAAGSICAMNTVLLSNLFSLPRIVYAMAEDGLFFRVFSQVHPRTQVPVVGIVVFGLLMALLALVFDLEALVQFLSIGTLLAYTFVAASIIVLRFQQQKVDASAPVAGGRPSPEPCEGPSTGELKEYESFSDKLQLVDRDKSKEHREPGQLKAAFEPYLEFLSDFYPGEVVTVAVVTLMVSAICLCSILVFGNTHLHLPTWSYSLLLVLFSLGFLLSLLLIWAHEQQRSTQTFQIPLVPLSPALSIVLNIYLMLKLSYMTWLRFAIWLLLGLLVYFGYGIWHSKENLREPRPQRVSARYVVFPSGSLEERVQAVQPSSQPTVGPPDTNTEDCKR from the exons ATGGCGAGGTGGCTGCCTCGCTCTGCCGACCTGACCCGCTTCTGCCAGAAACTCAACCGGGTGAAGACCTTGGAGGATGACATGATGGAAACGTCGTTCAACAGATGCCTTTCCACCATCGACTTGACGCTGCTGGGCATTGGTGGCATGGTGGGCTCTGGGCTGTACGTCCTCACGGGCACCGTGGCCAAGGAGATTGCCGGCCCTGCCGTCATCGTCTCCTTCATAATTGCCGGCTTTGCCTCACTCCTGGCTGCTCTCTGCTATGCTGAGTTTGGAGCCCGGGTACCTAAGACGGGCTCTGCCTACATGTTCACCTACGTGTCTGTGGGTGAGATCTGGGCTTTCCTCATTGGCTGGAACGTGCTGCTGGAGTACATGATCGGAGGAGCTGCGGTGGCCAGGGCCTGGAGTGGCTACCTCGACTCCATCTTCAACCACAAGATAAAGAACTTCACCGAGACCCACGTGGGCACCTGGCAGGTGCCATTCCTGGCCCGCTACCCCGACTTTCTGGCGGCCGCCGTCCTGCTAGTAGCCACTGCCTTCATCTCCTTCGGGGCCAAAGTGTCCTCCTGGCTCAACCATGTCTTCTCAGCCATCAGCATGGGTGTCATCCTCTTCATTCTCATCATGGGCTTCATCCTTGCGCAGCCCAAGAACTGGGGTGCCCAGGAGGGTGGCTTTGCCCCATACGGGCTGTCAGGCATCATGGCCGGCACAGCGACCTGCTTCTATGCCTTCGTGGGCTTTGACGTCATTGCGGCCTCCAGCGAAGAGGCCAGGAACCCGCAGAAGGCTGTCCCCAGGGCCATAGCTTTCTCCTTGGGGCTGGCCACCGGGGCCTACATCCTGGTGTCAGTGGTGCTGACACTGATGGTGCCCTGGCACACATTGGACCCCGACTCTGCCCTGGCGGATGCGTTTTACAGGAGGGGCTACGCCTGGGCAGGGTTCCTGGTGGCCGCTGGCTCCATCTGTG CAATGAACACAGTCCTGCTGAGCAACCTCTTCTCCCTGCCACGCATCGTCTACGCCATGGCTGAGGACGGGCTCTTCTTCCGGGTCTTCTCCCAAGTGCATCCCCGTACGCAGGTGCCTGTTGTTGGCATCGTGGTCTTCGGGCTGCTGATGGCCCTGTTGGCCCTTGTCTTTGACCTGGAGGCCCTGGTGCAGTTCCTGTCCATCGGCACGCTGCTGGCCTACACCTTCGTGGCTGCAAGCATCATCGTCCTGCgcttccagcagcagaaggTGGATGCCTCTGCGCCAGTGGCCGGTGGCCGGCCCAGCCCCGAGCCCTGTGAGGGTCCGTCCACTGGGGAGCTGAAGGAGTACGAGTCCTTCTCTGACAAGCTCCAGCTGGTGGACAGGGACAAGAGCAAAGAGCACCGGGAGCCGGGGCAGCTGAAGGCAGCTTTCGAGCCCTACTTGGAATTCCTCAGCGACTTCTACCCGGGTGAGGTGGTCACGGTGGCTGTGGTGACCCTGATGGTGTCTGCCATCTGCCTCTGCTCCATCTTGGTGTTTGGCAACACCCACCTCCACCTGCCCACCTGGAGCTACTCCCTGCTGCTGGTCCTTTTCAGCCTGGGTTTCctgctcagcctcctcctcatcTGGGCGCACGAGCAGCAGCGCAGCACGCAGACCTTCCAG ATCCCCCTGGTACCCCTCTCCCCAGCGCTGAGTATCGTCCTCAATATCTATTTGATGCTGAAGCTCAGCTACATGACGTGGCTCCGCTTTGCCATCTGGCTGCTCTTAG GCCTGCTCGTGTACTTTGGTTacggcatctggcacagcaagGAGAACCTGCGGGAGCCCAGGCCACAGCGCGTCAGCGCCCGCTACGTGGTGTTCCCCAGCGGCAGCCTGGAGGAAAGGGTGCAGGCGgtccagcccagctcccagcccaccGTCGGGCCGCCGGACACCAACACCGAAGACTGCAAGAGATGA